A region of the Gammaproteobacteria bacterium genome:
CTATTTCGCCTGGCCCCACAACAATAAATTCAGATAACGTAAGTTTTTTTGCTAATTCAGCTAAGGCTTCACCTTTAACCAGCGAAGCGCGCATGCGGCTCAATTGCCCTTCTTGTGCTTCAGGAAATTTATGAAATAGATAATTCCCTACTACAAAGTTGAGAATAGAATCCCCTAAAAACTCCAAACGCTCATTATTATTTTTGGCGGCACTAGAATGCGTCAATGCTTGCGTTAATAATGATTTATCTGAAAAATCATACGCTAAAATCCGCTCGACATGACCTAGCGCAGAGATCATGCAGTTTCTCCTGCCGGTTCATTTTTTACTTGCACCGACAAACCACTGCGTTTCCAACGCAAATTATAGCTATTTTTGTCCCAACTCATTAACACATATAAAGGTTTCCCAACAATATGGCTTTCAGGTACAAACCCCCAAGTGCGACTATCGGCGCTATCATCACGATTATCGCCAATCATAAAATACATATTATCTGGAACCGTAAGATTAGTAAAATTATCCGCTTCTCTTGATGGAAATTGATAAATTTCATGCTTCACGCCCAACAAATCTTCTTGTCGTTTCAATGCATCTACCATATTGCCATTTTCAAGGACATACGGCACGGTTTCTAGCGTGTTTTGTTTAGCTTCCACACCATTAATATAAAATACTTTGTCGACATAACTTATTGTATCCCCAGGCACACCAACAACACGTTTAATGAAATCGACTTTTGGATTCACTGGCCAATGGAAAACAACAATATCACCACGCTTCGGTTCATGCATAGCGACTACTTTCTTATTAATCACAGGCAACCTGAGACCATAATCAAATTTATTCACTAAAATAAAATCGCCAGGAATTAAAGTGGGCTCTAATGAGCCAGAGGGAATTCGAAACGGTTCAAATACAAAGGAACGAAGCACTAATACTAATAACAACACCAAAAAAAATGAACGTGAATACTCAATAATAACTGGCATGCCTTTGGATAAATATTCTTCTTCATCGGCATTGAGCACTGCACGCTTTTCTTTAATGCGGAGGTAACGATTTCGACGAAAGCGTGCGAAGAGTATTTTATCTAAAAAATATACGAGACCAGAAAAAACTGTCGCCAAGGTTAAAACATATTCAAAATTTTCTGTGCTAATGAAATATGCAATCGCAGAAAAAATAAATATAAATTCTGTCGCAGCAATCACTGGCGCTTTGCGGGTGCGTCTTCTGGCCATAAAAGCAAGATCTAACAATAACATCACTGTTGATGCTAACCATAATCCTATTACTATTTGATTAAACGACATAATTCCTCTCGATTATTGATTGTTTTAGGGCGAGCGCCACTCGCCCCTACAGTTAACTACTACTTTTATCATCCACCCTCAAGATGGCCAAAAACGCTTCTTGTGGAATTTCAACTTTACCCACTTGTTTCATGCGTTTTTTACCTTCCTTTTGCCTATCCAACAACTTTCTCTTACGTGAAACGTCACCACCATAACACTTCGCAATCACGTTTTTGCGTAAAGCTTTTACGGTTTCGCGTGCAATAATATGCGCGCCAATTGCCGCCTGTATCGCCACGTCAAACATCTGCCTTGGAATAATTTCACGCATTTTCCCGACTAACTGTCGCCCACGAAATTGCGCTTGCTCTCTATGCACAATAACTGCCAATGCATCAACGACTTCTGTATTAATCAATACATCAAGCTTAACTAAATCGCCTTCTTGAAAACGTTCAAAACTATAATCCAAAGAAGCATAGCCACGACTCACCGATTTCAAGCGATCAAAAAAATCCAACACAACTTCGTTCATTGGTATTTCGTACACCAATGCGACTTGATTACCCACATACAACATTGACTTCTGTATCCCACGGCGTTCAAGGCATAGCTTCATCACCACGCCAACATGCTCTTGAGCGACTAAAATATTCACCTTAGCAATTGGTTCTCGCAAAGATTCAATATTATTGACTACAGGTAATTTCGACGGGTTATCAACGTAAATGGTTTCGCCTTTGGTTAAAACCACTTCATAAACAACGGTGGGAGCGGTGGTAATTAAATCGAGATTATATTCACGCTCTAAACGCTCTTGCACAATTTCCATATGCAACATACCTAAGAAACCGCAGCGGAACCCAAATCCCATCGCCTCTGAATTTTCAGGCTCATAAAACAATGAGGCATCATTTAATCGCAATTTCCCTAACGCATCACGAAAAGCTTCATAATCTTCTGAACTAATTGGAAAAAGACCAGCATAAACCTGCGGCTTTAGCATCTTAAAGCCGGGTAAAGAAGTCAACGCAGGCTGCTTTGCTAAGGTAATCGTATCTCCTACTGGCGCGCCATTAATATCTTTAATGCCCGCAACCACATAGCCTACCTCGCCGGTTCTTAATTCTTCTTTCTCCAAACGTTTAGGCGTAAAAACTCCCACGCTATCAACTAAATGCGCTTTCCCTGTCGTCATCACTTGCATCTTATCGCCTTTGCGTAAAACACCATTCATGACACGCACCAGAGAAACCACGCCTAAATAACTATCAAACCATGAATCAATAATGAGCGCCTGCAACGGTCCATCAACACTACCTTGTGGTGGAGGTACTTTAGCCACTAACATTTCTAATAAATCAGCAATCCCCAAGCCCGTTTTAGCACTAATATGCAAGGCATCCTTAGCTTCAATCCCAATAATTTCCTCGATTTCTTTAGCAACGCGCTCCGGCTCGGCTTGTGGCAAATCAATTTTATTGAGCACCGGAATCACTTCCAAACCTTGCTCAACCGCCATATAACATACTGCAACCGTTTGCGCTTCAACACCTTGACCGGCATCAACCACTAGCAACGCCCCTTCACATGCTGCCAGTGAACGAGAAACTTCATACGCAAAATCAACATGCCCAGGAGTATCAATAAAGTTCAATTGGTAGTGTTTACCATCTTTTGCTAAATAATTTAAAGTAACACTTTGAGCTTTAATGGTAATGCCACGTTCACGCTCAAGATCCATGGAATCCAACACTTGCGCACTCATTTCACGTTGACTAAGGCCGCCACAAGTTTGAATTAGACGATCGGATAAAGTCGATTTACCATGATCGATATGAGCAATAATCGAAAAGTTACGAATATGGGATAAAAGTGTCGCAGATTCAGACATAGACTTGGTGCTTTCCACAAAAAGATAAGGAGTGAATGATACCTTAATTTTTACTCATTGAGAAACGCTGTAGCGTGCATTTTAACTGTCTAAAAGAATCCCCTGGCAATTCCAAGCGACTGACAGGAATCCACCAACGTTTTTCTGAGTTAAGCGCTTGCAAATGAAGAAAGCAAAGATGTCGAGTCACCACAGAACTTAATTGATACCCTGCCTCATAGACCTTTCCTTGCATGGTTACCAAGATTTTATCCCCATGAAGCGCGATATTTTGAACTAAAAACGATCTAATTTCCCACCAAGTTAGCCCAAAAATGGTCAAAATAAGAATAAATCTCCATAAAATAGCCACAGGGCTGATAAGAATTGCAATAGCAGAAAAAAAGCTCGTCCCCAATAATAAAAAATAAAATGTTCTCATTTTCGTAATTTGCACACTAAATCCACATATTTTGGCCATACTTCTTCTCGCCCCGTAAACCACAAAAATAATTGTTGGTCATTTTCTGTCAATAAAGACTCAAAAATCGCTTGTTCGATTAAGCTAGATTTCTCGTAACTTTCTGATAAATAACGACTTAAAATAATATCAATTTCTAACATACCGCGACGGCACTGCCAGCGTAATTGTAATATTTTTTTTTTCACTGCATCTGATTCTAAAGTAGGCATAATATTTGTAATTCCCAAAAAGTAAGCTATTATACTCACACTGAGTAAAAACAATAGCACGGGTTTTGTATGGGAATGCTCACAAAAGATTTAGAAACGAAGTTCAAAGAAGCTGAAGCTTTAAAAGCCGGCCTCTCTGAAAGTGCAAAAGCTGCTTTTGATCATTCCATGCTCTCAACCGCTACTCTTTGCGAAAGAAGACCAAAAAATCTTAAAAATTTACAAAAATTGCTGAAAAAATCTGGCAAACAAGTACTTGATTCATTAAAAAAATCATCTGACTTTAAATCAACGCTTGCTCAAATGACTGGACAATCTGAAACATTAGCTGCCTCAGCAATGGTAAAGG
Encoded here:
- the lepB gene encoding signal peptidase I — its product is MARRRTRKAPVIAATEFIFIFSAIAYFISTENFEYVLTLATVFSGLVYFLDKILFARFRRNRYLRIKEKRAVLNADEEEYLSKGMPVIIEYSRSFFLVLLLVLVLRSFVFEPFRIPSGSLEPTLIPGDFILVNKFDYGLRLPVINKKVVAMHEPKRGDIVVFHWPVNPKVDFIKRVVGVPGDTISYVDKVFYINGVEAKQNTLETVPYVLENGNMVDALKRQEDLLGVKHEIYQFPSREADNFTNLTVPDNMYFMIGDNRDDSADSRTWGFVPESHIVGKPLYVLMSWDKNSYNLRWKRSGLSVQVKNEPAGETA
- the lepA gene encoding translation elongation factor 4, with the translated sequence MSESATLLSHIRNFSIIAHIDHGKSTLSDRLIQTCGGLSQREMSAQVLDSMDLERERGITIKAQSVTLNYLAKDGKHYQLNFIDTPGHVDFAYEVSRSLAACEGALLVVDAGQGVEAQTVAVCYMAVEQGLEVIPVLNKIDLPQAEPERVAKEIEEIIGIEAKDALHISAKTGLGIADLLEMLVAKVPPPQGSVDGPLQALIIDSWFDSYLGVVSLVRVMNGVLRKGDKMQVMTTGKAHLVDSVGVFTPKRLEKEELRTGEVGYVVAGIKDINGAPVGDTITLAKQPALTSLPGFKMLKPQVYAGLFPISSEDYEAFRDALGKLRLNDASLFYEPENSEAMGFGFRCGFLGMLHMEIVQERLEREYNLDLITTAPTVVYEVVLTKGETIYVDNPSKLPVVNNIESLREPIAKVNILVAQEHVGVVMKLCLERRGIQKSMLYVGNQVALVYEIPMNEVVLDFFDRLKSVSRGYASLDYSFERFQEGDLVKLDVLINTEVVDALAVIVHREQAQFRGRQLVGKMREIIPRQMFDVAIQAAIGAHIIARETVKALRKNVIAKCYGGDVSRKRKLLDRQKEGKKRMKQVGKVEIPQEAFLAILRVDDKSSS
- a CDS encoding succinate dehydrogenase assembly factor 2, coding for MPTLESDAVKKKILQLRWQCRRGMLEIDIILSRYLSESYEKSSLIEQAIFESLLTENDQQLFLWFTGREEVWPKYVDLVCKLRK